In Eulemur rufifrons isolate Redbay chromosome 2, OSU_ERuf_1, whole genome shotgun sequence, the sequence ACTGTGAGCCATCCCACAATGGAATCTTTCCACATCTGGTTTTTTAGAGTAGAGGAGAGCACTCCAGATTGTTTATGAGGTGTAGTCACTTGTAGAACACTGGTCCCTTGTTTTGGatatgaatttttattctttttgagttCTCGTTAACAAATAGTATCATTTTTCATATCTCAGCAGAGTTGCTGTTTTATTTGCTATGGTAAACAGAAAATGATAGGCATCTTTTGCTTTGCCAAAGCAATCTGTatcttaaaaaatttgaaaactactaTTATACAATTATTGATCTAGTACAGTACATGTTTCCCTTGATCTTTTTCTTGTCCCTATAACTTTGTTTGTTTGCATGAGAATTTGGTAAAAATCTTTATACACTTTTCCTGAAAAATGCTCACATGAACTTAAACTGAAATTTCATGAAGAGTCATGGACCTGAAGTTAAGAACTTTCACACAGTAACAAAAATTATGAGTGTGTACTGAGAAAAGCTCAATTCTTGGGGAGATTCTAGTTTTTCCTGTTAAAAACTGCTTGCTCTTATGTTCCATGTGCTACCCATTTATATCCCAGAcaactaccattttttttttaccatactAAGTAAAATAGAGTAAGGAGGaggaaaatgtagaaattaaGTTATATACATATCTTTTTTGTCTTctaggaatacacacacacacatatatgtattttttgccAATGTGATTGAAAGAGATTGGGCATTGCATAGGCATGCTTTTTTCTCCCTAGTTTCTACTGGCTAGAAATTTTCTGTCTAGCAATGTCTTCCTTAAAATGTGGATCTAGAAAAACCTTGAGGAACTCTTTAAAACATGAATACATTGCTtaaccatgaaaaaaaatttgGGTACCTATTGAATTCATCTGAATCAGTTGATATTTATCTTTAGATGGGGCAGGTAGCAAGTTAATAATCATCAGGATATTAATGTTAGTAACAATACTTACTAATGGTTATTAAGTAATTATATGTATCAGGCAATGTGATAAGCTTTTATGCACTAAATCCCATTTATCCTCACAATAATTATGTAAGGGGATTACCATTATAATCCCATTTCATAGATAATGAAAACCTGCTCAAGGTCATAtggaaagtggcagagctaggatttgtaCCCAGGTTTCTCTGACACCAAATTCTCTTGCCATTATTTATAATGCTCTATTGCTACAGTTAGCTCCATTTTAGTTTTTTAGTGTCAAAAAGGAACCATACCTGTTAATAGATCTTAGATCAGACATTGCTCTGTTAGCTCCATGAGTGGTGGCTGCATTCAGAATAGAGTGTGTTATTATTGACATAGTTGGACTCAGAGGAAGGGGTTATTAGGTCTTTAGCCAGGTGGAGTaatctttttcttcctgtcttaaAGAAAAAGCTTGGTCAGACCAAGACTAGGAATGTGTTCTGGAACTGTTAGAGAACCAGTTTGCCTTTTGGCTGTAGCAAGGTTTTGCTCCTCACTATTATCCTTATCTTGGCATTGTTGGGGTTTTCTGAAAATCCTGTACAAATGGGAATCTTATTTCTTGTTAATATAATTGCTAAAATGAATAGGAGGTAGGAAATTctaactataaatattttagtggGGGATAATGTTCCCATGACTGTACCTTTTAAGATCTTTGTTTCAAAAGAACCTAAAATATAATTGGCTAAAATATAATTGACAGTGAATTTCTGTGGTCTAATAGTTCAGGTATAATAACTGCTACCTATTAGAATCTGTAGAGAGATTTCAAGCATCATAGCTAAACAGGTTATAAAGGTTGGGTCTTAACTAATGTATGAAAATAGTTACTCATTGGAATAATAGGCAGAATAATTTAGGACAACTGAGATGGTAAAGatagaaaagagataaaagaattgaaaattgtGATTGCTGTTGGCAGCCAGTATGTGCCAATGGCCAAGGGTATGAGGAAGAAAAGAGGTTAAAATTAAACAGGTCCtaataaatcaataacaaaataggATCCTAAGTTGAAAAAAGGTACACTGAAAATTCCCAGTGCCCATCTGTGTTCTTCACTTAGTGGTACTCAGTTTCTCCTCTTCCcactaattttttcccttttttccctacAGACATTCCATACTCCAAGCTTGGGTGATGAGGAATTTGAAATCCCACCTATCTCCTTGGATTCTGATCCCTCACTGGCTGTCTCAGATGTGGTTGGCCACTTTGATGACCTGGCAGACCCTTCCTCCTCACAGGATGGCAGTTTTTCAGCCCAATATGGGGTCCAGACATTGGACATGCCTGTGGGCATGACCCATGGCTTGATGGAGCAGGGCGGGGGGCTCCTGAGTGGGGGCTTGACCATGGTAAGGGGCAAGACATTATCAGGTTCACCTAAGCTTATGGGCATGGTGTTAGAGGAGACAAAAGTTACTCTCTGTTCCCCACTACATTTGGGTATtacttgtttttcattctttcctgctAACAGCTCACCAACAAAGACTTAATTTCACTTAAATAAAGGAGATTTCCCATTGGGTCAATGGTAAACTGTCCATTTACCCTgaagtgaaaattatttattgtgatttttggaaaaaagggttttttccccttttattatgGACTTCACATCCTGGGATTCAAATGTGAATGATAGCTGGTGCATTGAAGGATTTATTCAAAAACAGTCTGAACCAAACTTAGTATTAATTGTGGATTGGTATGAGATATAAACCAGTGTATTGGGCTTCCAGCATATCTCATCAGTAGTACATAGCCATACTCTGTATTTGCTGCCACACATTTCTAACATTGGCCCCATTTGCTCTGATTGCCTATGTATTACAGCTTTAAAAGCTGTTATTTTGGGAGGGTACGTACAGATGGGAACTTTTCCTTTACTCAGTATGTCATCACTACCTACAGATTACTGAAAAAGTTATTTGCTCTTTAAATTGTCTAAAGTTGTTACGACTTCTctgattatttttacttatttcagaAGGCCTTTGAGTGCAAAGAAGTAAATTTACTAATTTCtgtactttttcctctttttttttcccaccatgTACAACCTGATGatctgtacttttttaaaaagcttaatatgttttatatatagacAGATTGTTTGATGTTTCATAGAGTTTAAACTGATTCAGTCTGGGTAAGCAAGGAATTTATAAGCTGTCCTGAATTCAGGGAGGAAAAAAtggtgtttttgaaatttattgtttaattAGTCCTTCTGCTTCTCTCAGGACTTGGACCATTCTATCGGAACTCAGTATAGCGCCAACCCACCTGTTACAATTGATGTACCAATGACAGACATAACATCTGGCTTGATGGGGCATAGCCAGTTGACCACCATTGATCAGTCAGAATTGAGTTCTCAACTTGGTTTGAGCTTAGGGGGTGGCACCATCCTACCACCTGCCCAGTCACCTGAGGATCGTCTTTCAACCACCCCTTCACCTACTAGTTCACTTCACGAGGATGGTGTTGAGGATTTCCGGAGGGTGAGGCATTCCCTGCCAAAATCAATTGTGCTGTCATATTCTAGGATAAAACTCTTAGCATATAGAGCCTAATCAGTATTCTTTACTCCTGCCCTGCCATCTCTGCTCTTTTCTGGGTATGGGTTTCCACCTCTCAATTTCCAGTTTATAATGCTCCTCCCAATCCCCATTCTTATTGGTCCTCACATACTttacaaaatgtcttttaatCCTATTGCCACTATTTTTAGCATTTCTGAAAATTCTATACATGTGGTagttttttcctatataaaagTCCTCTTGCAGTTCTCCAGTCACAGTACTTCCCTTCTTCCATCTTGTAATTCCAATTCTTTTCTCCCCTACAGCAACTTCCCAGCCAGAAGACAGTGGTGGTGGAAGCAGGGAAAAAGCAGAAagccccaaagaaaagaaaaaagaaagatccgAATGAACCTCAGAAACCAGTTTCAGCATATGCTTTATTCTTCCGTGATACACAGGCTGCCATCAAGGGACAGAATCCCAATGCCACTTTTGGAGAGGTTTCAAAAATTGTGGCCTCCATGTGGGATAGTCTTGGAGAGGAGCAAAAGCAGGTGAGCAAATACTGAGGAACTTGTAGATAGTGAATGTTCCAGAATTTTTTAAGGGTATAAAAACTAGACCTTCATCTAACTTTCTTACACGTCTTTATCTAATGTCATCTCTTTGTTAGTGACGTTCATACATTATCCTTGTCCtagaaaactcatttaaaaattattagtaattattataaaaacatttacatgTACAATAACTCTGTAAAATAGCTACCATCTCCACCTTTTTACTGAAGGTGGAAACTGGGGCCCACTGCCCACTTTAGGTCGTATAATTTTGAAGTGGTAAAGTTGAGAGACAAATCTAGGTTCTTTAACTCCAAATCCCTTGCGCTTTCCACTAATGATGTCTCTTATAATTCCTCATGTTATCTTCAACTGTTCCACTTTtagctatttaatttttctaagcttcatttttttccccatttgtaaaattagGCTAGTCCTCATAATATTCCTGTGGCTAACTCTAAAATCCACTACTAagcttacatttaaaatttaatttttaggattttctcaTTGGCCTAGTATAAACTTGAGAACTATAGTTAATCTCCCTAAATTTAATCTAgactttaaaagtaaatgaaactGTGATACTGTACAACTATACAATTGAAATTGAAGATGGCTATAATTATCATTACCCTGTATCCCCAGGTCTTAAGTCAAAGTCAGTCCTCTATTTAATATTTGGAACAAATAGCTGAATTTTTTGTAGATAActtgtatcagttatctattgctgctcAGCAAACCAccacaaatttaatggcttaaaacaacagcaatttagtattaggttattaagtatgaaatgtccgatttccttaagtactaagtatGACAGCtgatatctgacatttcactttgacacttctactgtgaaggtacatcctcagtctttcaaatgcatgttctggcttgtgattatctttcagatttttttagagcaatttttgtgaaactatgcataagtcaaaaattcgtgttattttcaaatacgaGTTCCGTTGTGAAACCATGCAGCACAgatagctcgaaatatcaacaaagtgtttgagaaggatgtggctaatgaacacatagtacgtcgacagtttgagaagttccgttctgattttaatcttgaaaacgaGCCACATCgctgacctgagaccaaggtggataatgatgaactgaaagctgtagtggaagcaaatccatctcaacctatgcatgaattagcagcaaggtttgacattactattccaacaatattggaccatttgaaacaaatcggcaagataaagaagctggatagtaGGGTTCTGCGTGAGTTGAACGAGCATAGAAGAGAAGtagtctcgaagcttgcctttctttgctgtcatgacataaaggcaaaccatttctacaccatattgttatgtgtgatgaaaaatggattcttgttgacaatcgcaagcattcagcacaatggctgtataaagatgaagtgcaaaaacacagtccaaaactgaatatgcatcaaaaaaaagctaatggtgtcagTTTGATGATCTAATGTTGGTATTatccactgcagcttcatgaaacctagtcaactgattacagtggatgtctgctgcaaccaattagatgaaatgatgaggatgcttgtgattaagcagccaagattggttaatagagacaggccaatcaaTCTTCTTGCAAGGTAACGCTAGACCACATATTGCATaaacagtgctgctcaaactagagaggctggacttggaaactgtctgtcatccaccatcttcaccagaccttgcaccaactgactaccacttcttccaggctttggaccacttcttgcaaggaaaaatattcaattctcaacaagttgtggaaaacgccttttgctgTTTCATCACCACTCTTTGAGctttttgctgctggcataaacaagctaccaataagatggcaaaactgtgttgatagtttaggcacatacttcagttgtactgctgcttgtttgagatgtaataaactacactttagatttgaaattggacacttcatatttaatatctctcatgaatCTGTGAGTTGGTTGAGTGGTTTTCCTGCTGTTTTTGCCTGGGCTCATTTCTGTGTTTGTAATCAAATGGTGGCCGGTATGGCTAAGATGTCTTTGCTCCTACGTCTGGCAGTTCATACTACCTGTTGACTAGGACACCTTGGTCCTCCTTCATATGGCCTTTTATCCTCCAAGCAGGCTAGACTGGTTTCTTTACAGAGCAGCGTTCCAAGAACACAAAAACATGCTTCAAGGTCTTTTAAGTCTCAGTGTCACTTCAGCCACATTCTAATGATCAAACAAATCACAGAGCTAGCCCAgattcaaagaaagaagaaataaattggcTTCAACTCTTGATGGGAGAAGGGGCATGCAGGATGAGAAGAATTCTTGTGGCCATCTTTGCAAGCAATTTACCACATTTCTTAAGGGATAGTACACTGGTTAAGCATAATCCCAGGCTAAGCAGACTAGTGATCTTACAAGTTTTGGGGGTCAGGGTTTATTTTTGTAACACAAGTGAGCATGGGTTGATGTTCACTTTAGAAATGTAGTTATTCTTGCAAGACTCTTGTTGGTTGGGTGTCACTTTCAGCAGCATGCTTAGTGGAGTAAGTCTGCCATGGAGGCTGCCTGGACTGTTAGCTTTCAGAAATATATCCCCTGAAAGGGGTTGGCAGTGATTAGACTGAGATGAATTGTTATTTGTTGATGAATAATAGAGAATTATCTTTTATAAGAGTAAGGGGACTTTTTAAACAATCTGGCTTTCCTGCAGGTGTATAAGAGGAAAACTGAAGCTGCCAAGAAGGAGTATCTGAAGGCTCTGGCTGCTTATAAAGACAACCAAGAGTGTCAGGTAAGAGTGTTAGGgtaaatagatatttaaatcaataagaaattttGTGAACTGTTTTTTAGTAGTTATAAGAAAATACCACCAAAATCCTGTGGAACTTATTATAAGTATTAAAAGCTTATAAAAAGTATGTAACAGTTTTCCTGCTATTTCCATCATATAAACCTTGCCAGTCTTTCTGAGTTTATTCATTATTTCCGGTGGGTACTTAAGCCAGAGTAGTACCCACAgctgctgcttttttaaaaaaatctgtgatgtATCTTTTCTTGGGAGGTAATTAGTAGGAATATATCCTGTGGTAGACGGTAAACCTcccagtgactttttttttttttttttttggtcatcttTTAGGCCACTGTAGAAACAGTGGAATTGGATCCAGTGCCAGCATCACAGACTCCTTCTCCACCTCCTGTGGCTACCGTTGACCCAGCATCTCCAGCTCCAGCCTCAACAGAACCCCCTGCCCTATCCCCTTCCATTGTTGTTAACTCCACTCTTTCATCCTATGTGGCAAACCAGGCATCTTCTGGGGCTGGGGGTCAGCCCAATATCACCAAATTGATTATTACCAAACAGATGTTACCCTCTTCTATTACTATGTCTCAGGGAGGGATGGTAACTGTTATCCCAGCCACAGTGGTTACCTCCCGAGGGCTCCAACTAGGCCAAACCAGTACAGCTACTATCCAGCCCAGTCAACAAGCCCAGATTGTCACTCGATCAGTGttgcaggcagcagcagcagctgctgcttctaTGCAACTGCCTCCACCACGACTACAGCCCCCTCCTTTACAACAGATGCCTCAGCCCCCTACTCAGCAGCAAGTTACCATTCTGCAGCAGCCACCTCCACTCCAGGCCATGCAACAGCCTCCACCTCAGAAAGTCCGAATCAACTTACAGCAACAGCCACCACCTCTGCAGATTAAGAAGATTGTGCCTCTACCCACTTTGAAAATGCAGACTACCTTAGTCCCACCAGCTGTGGAAAGTAGTCCTGAGAGGCCTATGAACAACAGCCCTGAGGCCCATACAGTGGAGGCCACCTCTCCTGAGACAATCTGTGAGATGATCACAGATGTAGTTCCTGAGGTGAGCCTCTGTTTAAGTCTTTCCTCTAGTCCATTGGAAATGTGTAAGAGCATTTTTGGTTGACTTGATAGAAGTGGGGGTTGCTACTAGCATTTAGTGCCCGGCAACCAAGAGTATGAAACATCCTGCAGATGAGAGTTTGCTGCCAGAGTACTTGTCCCACCCAGGATACTCAAAGTGTTTTTGGTGAGAAACATTAAAGAGGGCCTCCTGTCCCAGACCACTCCTTAAACTAAGCAGAGGTAACACTAGTTTACTTAGAAAGGAAAGAGCCTAAgcagttattttttttcagttttctaccTAAGGATCCTAA encodes:
- the TOX4 gene encoding TOX high mobility group box family member 4, which translates into the protein MEFPGGNDNYLTITGPSHPFLSGAETFHTPSLGDEEFEIPPISLDSDPSLAVSDVVGHFDDLADPSSSQDGSFSAQYGVQTLDMPVGMTHGLMEQGGGLLSGGLTMDLDHSIGTQYSANPPVTIDVPMTDITSGLMGHSQLTTIDQSELSSQLGLSLGGGTILPPAQSPEDRLSTTPSPTSSLHEDGVEDFRRQLPSQKTVVVEAGKKQKAPKKRKKKDPNEPQKPVSAYALFFRDTQAAIKGQNPNATFGEVSKIVASMWDSLGEEQKQVYKRKTEAAKKEYLKALAAYKDNQECQATVETVELDPVPASQTPSPPPVATVDPASPAPASTEPPALSPSIVVNSTLSSYVANQASSGAGGQPNITKLIITKQMLPSSITMSQGGMVTVIPATVVTSRGLQLGQTSTATIQPSQQAQIVTRSVLQAAAAAAASMQLPPPRLQPPPLQQMPQPPTQQQVTILQQPPPLQAMQQPPPQKVRINLQQQPPPLQIKKIVPLPTLKMQTTLVPPAVESSPERPMNNSPEAHTVEATSPETICEMITDVVPEVESPSPMDVELVSESPGTLSPQPRCVRSGCENPPVVSKDWDNEYCSNECVVKHCRDVFLAWVASRNSNTVVFVK